The following coding sequences lie in one Myxococcales bacterium genomic window:
- the dapF gene encoding diaminopimelate epimerase: protein MLEAPNASTTRAGLSEASTLSFSKYEGLGNDFIVVEQVSELSAHDAGFLCDRRHGVGADGVLLVDQDRGHTRMRVFNADGSQPEMCGNGIRCVALHQLRKSERASLDLEIQTASGLHRCIAEAEGTRRVGRIEVFMRPASLTPKDLPLYSDEPWIGFPLEIQGHQLSMTAVSMGNPHIVTFDAIDENLRSVLGPLLQTHPALPLGANVGFASWQPEQRAITLYVFERGSGWTLACGTGACAAAVAAVETQRIPRGSDIPVDLPGGRLWVHVGNKQEAVRMAGPARHVFDGMIAIDEVR from the coding sequence ATGCTAGAGGCTCCTAACGCCTCAACAACGCGGGCGGGATTGTCTGAGGCCTCCACATTATCGTTTTCAAAGTACGAGGGCTTGGGCAACGATTTTATTGTCGTAGAGCAGGTCTCCGAGCTTAGCGCGCATGATGCGGGGTTTTTGTGCGATCGCCGTCACGGCGTAGGGGCCGACGGCGTTTTACTCGTCGATCAAGATCGGGGCCACACGAGGATGCGCGTGTTCAACGCCGATGGCTCGCAGCCGGAAATGTGTGGCAATGGCATCCGATGCGTGGCGCTTCATCAATTGCGCAAGAGCGAAAGGGCTAGCCTGGATTTGGAAATCCAGACCGCATCCGGCTTACACCGGTGTATCGCCGAAGCCGAAGGGACACGGAGGGTGGGCCGCATAGAGGTGTTTATGCGCCCCGCCTCGCTTACGCCCAAGGATTTACCTCTTTATTCGGACGAACCGTGGATCGGCTTCCCGCTCGAAATACAAGGGCATCAGTTGTCTATGACAGCTGTGTCGATGGGTAATCCTCACATTGTCACCTTTGACGCCATAGATGAAAATCTGAGGTCCGTGCTCGGCCCTTTGCTTCAAACCCATCCAGCACTGCCACTCGGAGCCAATGTGGGCTTTGCATCCTGGCAGCCTGAGCAACGTGCCATCACATTATATGTGTTCGAGCGCGGCTCCGGGTGGACGCTGGCCTGTGGCACAGGAGCCTGTGCGGCCGCAGTCGCCGCGGTAGAAACCCAGCGTATTCCAAGGGGGTCGGACATTCCTGTCGATCTGCCCGGCGGTCGCCTTTGGGTACACGTAGGCAACAAGCAAGAGGCCGTACGTATGGCCGGTCCCGCTCGCCATGTCTTCGACGGGATGATAGCTATCGACGAAGTTCGCTAA
- a CDS encoding ribulose-phosphate 3-epimerase, with protein sequence MPPSSKSVRIAPSVLSADFARLAEEVRAVEAAGAEWLHVDVMDGHFVPNLTIGPLVVRAIRQTTRLPLDVHLMITHPERLIPAFAEAGADMITVHMEACVHLDRTLGLIRSLNKRSGVALNPHTLESTIEYVLPSLDLILVMSVNPGFGGQTFIPAVLPKIAALRRSIEQHGRHIDLSVDGGINPQTARLAKEAGADVLVSGNSIFGSTDYAQAIEALRLC encoded by the coding sequence ATGCCCCCCTCTTCAAAAAGTGTACGAATTGCCCCCTCTGTTCTGTCGGCGGATTTCGCTAGACTGGCCGAGGAGGTCCGGGCCGTGGAGGCCGCGGGGGCGGAATGGCTGCATGTGGACGTGATGGACGGCCATTTTGTCCCCAATTTAACCATTGGCCCCTTGGTCGTACGCGCGATCCGCCAAACGACACGCCTACCCCTAGATGTGCACCTGATGATAACTCATCCGGAGCGACTCATCCCCGCCTTTGCGGAGGCAGGTGCCGACATGATTACCGTCCACATGGAAGCCTGCGTGCACCTGGACCGGACCCTAGGCTTGATCCGGTCTCTGAACAAACGTTCAGGTGTCGCCCTCAACCCGCACACCCTCGAGTCCACCATTGAGTATGTACTTCCATCGCTCGATTTGATCTTGGTCATGAGCGTGAATCCCGGCTTCGGGGGCCAAACATTCATCCCTGCGGTGCTTCCGAAGATCGCGGCGTTGCGGCGCTCCATTGAACAGCATGGGCGACATATCGACTTGTCCGTTGACGGCGGGATTAATCCCCAGACGGCGCGGCTGGCCAAGGAAGCGGGTGCGGACGTATTGGTTTCGGGTAATAGCATTTTCGGATCGACCGACTACGCACAGGCGATTGAGGCTCTACGCTTATGCTAG
- the tatC gene encoding twin-arginine translocase subunit TatC, producing the protein MTDSHTKAPEDDVPMGLFEHLSELRSRLIRALLGVIPGFAVAWVLREELLDLLVQPLALHWKQLGFDENPSLHFANPVDPFMAYLKIAFVVGVLFAAPWIFWQLWCFVAPGLYRKEKTIALPFVMASTVCFVGGAFFGYLVVFPGMFDTLLGFAGPLPSGKIKIVPTIMIGEYLTFATRLLIAFGVVFEVPVVVTTLSALRLVTSRQLLRFSRWWVLIAAIVAAILTPPDVGSQLVMLAPMIILYFVSVGMAFLIERFRWRAKE; encoded by the coding sequence ATGACTGATTCCCACACCAAAGCACCGGAAGACGACGTCCCTATGGGCTTGTTCGAGCATTTGAGCGAGCTCAGGAGCCGTTTGATTCGCGCGCTGCTCGGCGTCATTCCGGGGTTTGCGGTTGCATGGGTGTTGCGAGAAGAACTGCTTGATCTGCTCGTTCAGCCGCTCGCGCTTCACTGGAAGCAGTTGGGATTCGATGAGAACCCGTCTCTTCACTTTGCCAATCCGGTAGATCCCTTCATGGCGTACCTCAAGATCGCATTTGTAGTCGGCGTGTTGTTCGCTGCGCCCTGGATCTTTTGGCAGCTGTGGTGCTTTGTGGCGCCAGGCCTGTACCGAAAAGAGAAAACGATCGCATTACCTTTTGTCATGGCCTCCACGGTATGTTTTGTGGGAGGGGCCTTCTTTGGCTACCTTGTCGTCTTCCCTGGCATGTTTGACACGTTGTTGGGCTTTGCCGGCCCTTTGCCTAGTGGCAAGATCAAAATCGTGCCCACGATCATGATTGGCGAGTATCTCACCTTTGCAACGCGTCTGTTGATAGCATTTGGGGTGGTGTTTGAGGTGCCAGTGGTGGTGACCACGCTTTCGGCGCTCAGGCTCGTCACTTCTCGTCAGCTGCTTCGCTTCAGCCGTTGGTGGGTACTGATCGCCGCCATAGTGGCCGCCATTCTCACCCCGCCGGATGTGGGCTCCCAACTGGTGATGTTGGCGCCCATGATAATATTGTACTTTGTTTCCGTAGGGATGGCGTTTCTGATTGAGCGTTTTCGTTGGCGCGCAAAGGAATAG
- a CDS encoding tetratricopeptide repeat protein, with amino-acid sequence MTHRDDDADLTWVKDKPVEDDALTIARPSEPVRHPLPRAKGALDDPHWLRSRHRRRSLAQLFTRLKLKRLPELPWHGSLTGSLIVLALLLLGSAVSAFFAVRAFLEHRAFDRTMSLVEVASDNGLYASLDVAIQFAKQQRDPYDRFKALRARLLAVGQLEHGIDHAREAQALLRSLSPAARSLLDAHLAYAYLYLERGEVVAARSVISATSPSDDNEHSSEAARARSLTAQASGDFTRAELDARAAAIQRGYAPRHAALAARLRARNGDVKGALRDLDRAPDGDRSPVVRLARARILVEYAHEFAQAEREADEVLQALGSLASPPQRAEAFLIKAQVALAAGRFRLARRHVERAELNGPRWQDSFGMDMCETMLRAKLPANAAKMCHSLPTISTDPERRAQLHAELALSRHHVDQVQVDLQISGDATRTRLLRAGLHELRGELQEARRLFEQATADPTLSAEAYAGLARIAINEGLPHKSIAVLEEGLTHAPGHLGLMIQLAHAQIRADLVQRAHQTLKESMVLYPKEPEVLMLAAWIDLADDHPTTALRKAEAARAADTQDSNLALQLGKIAQAVGNCRAARSAYQSVLMRAPEHRDALLGLADAETRCGNIVEAQAVLHRMEPLLADSREYNEVRARLLVLMGTGHAGALTVEAFPDKTGALWADLGMLWFQAEQYQKAYAAFSKALKAQPDLPRAIMGLAWCQLQKGQLNQARGQLEKAAMLITDNSSAWMQATILGMRARIAFETGDFEHANAWATQAVGIDPSSSTAQHVLALIAQQRDKDRVARLRLAVQGSEPLPEVFAALAKLLPHSEEACQLSQRYLSAAPTGYDRDQMQDLARACSHR; translated from the coding sequence ATGACACACAGAGATGACGACGCGGATCTCACCTGGGTGAAGGACAAGCCCGTTGAGGACGATGCGCTCACGATAGCCAGGCCGTCCGAGCCTGTTCGCCATCCGCTTCCAAGGGCCAAAGGCGCGCTCGACGATCCTCACTGGCTTCGTTCACGACATCGCCGAAGGTCCTTAGCACAGCTCTTTACTCGGCTGAAGCTGAAGCGCCTGCCCGAATTGCCCTGGCACGGCTCGCTCACGGGGAGTCTGATCGTCCTTGCGCTATTGTTGCTGGGATCAGCGGTGAGCGCGTTCTTTGCAGTGCGAGCGTTTCTGGAGCATCGCGCTTTTGATCGTACGATGTCACTCGTAGAGGTCGCTTCAGACAATGGTTTGTATGCCTCGCTTGACGTAGCCATCCAATTCGCCAAACAGCAGCGAGACCCCTACGATCGTTTCAAAGCGCTTAGAGCGCGATTGTTGGCCGTAGGCCAGCTCGAGCACGGCATCGACCATGCCCGAGAAGCGCAAGCCCTCTTACGATCGCTGAGCCCGGCGGCTCGCTCACTGCTTGACGCTCATTTGGCCTATGCTTATTTGTATTTGGAGCGGGGTGAGGTTGTCGCTGCAAGAAGTGTGATCTCTGCGACTTCGCCCAGTGATGACAACGAGCATTCGTCCGAGGCCGCCAGAGCACGCAGCCTCACCGCTCAAGCATCCGGCGACTTCACTCGCGCGGAACTCGATGCACGAGCGGCGGCGATACAGCGGGGTTATGCACCGCGTCATGCCGCTTTGGCTGCACGACTTCGCGCTCGGAACGGCGACGTTAAGGGGGCATTAAGAGATCTGGATCGGGCGCCTGATGGCGACCGTTCTCCCGTGGTGCGACTGGCGCGAGCCCGTATCCTCGTTGAATATGCTCACGAGTTTGCACAAGCCGAACGAGAGGCAGATGAGGTACTTCAGGCGCTCGGCTCTTTAGCCTCCCCACCCCAGAGAGCGGAGGCCTTTTTAATCAAAGCCCAAGTCGCGCTCGCGGCTGGTCGCTTCCGGTTGGCCAGGCGCCATGTGGAGCGGGCGGAGCTCAATGGTCCTCGTTGGCAAGATAGTTTCGGAATGGACATGTGTGAAACGATGCTTAGGGCGAAACTTCCCGCGAATGCAGCAAAGATGTGTCATTCGCTGCCCACAATTTCCACCGACCCTGAACGCCGAGCGCAGCTTCATGCGGAGCTTGCATTGTCACGTCATCATGTCGACCAAGTGCAGGTGGACTTGCAGATCAGTGGTGATGCCACCCGCACCCGATTGCTGCGAGCGGGGCTGCATGAGTTGCGCGGGGAACTGCAAGAGGCACGCCGCCTGTTCGAGCAGGCCACAGCAGATCCAACCCTAAGCGCCGAGGCCTATGCCGGCCTGGCGCGCATCGCAATCAACGAGGGGCTGCCGCACAAGTCCATCGCTGTATTAGAGGAGGGCCTCACGCACGCTCCGGGACATCTCGGATTAATGATTCAACTGGCCCATGCGCAGATCCGCGCAGACCTCGTCCAGCGGGCGCATCAAACGCTCAAAGAAAGCATGGTCCTTTATCCCAAGGAGCCGGAGGTGTTGATGCTCGCAGCCTGGATCGACCTGGCCGATGACCACCCGACCACTGCGCTCAGGAAGGCCGAAGCCGCGCGGGCGGCGGATACTCAAGACAGCAACCTCGCTCTACAGCTTGGAAAGATCGCACAAGCGGTGGGGAATTGCCGAGCTGCCCGAAGTGCCTATCAAAGTGTGCTGATGCGCGCACCAGAACACCGCGATGCACTGCTCGGGTTGGCTGATGCTGAAACCCGCTGTGGCAATATCGTCGAAGCTCAAGCCGTCTTGCATCGCATGGAGCCGTTATTGGCAGACAGTCGAGAGTACAATGAAGTAAGAGCACGGTTATTGGTGTTAATGGGCACAGGACACGCAGGTGCTCTAACGGTGGAGGCATTTCCCGACAAGACGGGGGCGCTATGGGCAGACCTCGGGATGCTGTGGTTTCAGGCCGAGCAATATCAAAAGGCCTACGCGGCCTTCTCTAAGGCGCTGAAAGCCCAGCCGGATCTCCCGCGGGCGATCATGGGTCTTGCATGGTGCCAACTTCAAAAAGGGCAGCTCAATCAGGCTCGAGGCCAGTTGGAGAAAGCGGCAATGCTCATCACTGACAACAGCAGCGCGTGGATGCAAGCCACGATCCTGGGCATGCGCGCACGCATCGCCTTTGAGACGGGCGACTTTGAGCATGCCAATGCGTGGGCCACTCAAGCGGTAGGCATTGATCCATCTTCAAGCACCGCTCAACATGTGCTGGCCCTAATCGCGCAACAGCGGGATAAGGACCGTGTCGCTCGCTTGCGGTTGGCAGTACAGGGGTCCGAGCCCTTGCCCGAAGTATTTGCCGCCCTTGCAAAACTGCTGCCGCATTCTGAAGAAGCCTGTCAGCTAAGTCAGCGTTATTTGAGCGCTGCCCCCACCGGCTATGATAGAGACCAAATGCAAGACTTGGCCCGCGCCTGCAGTCATCGCTAA
- a CDS encoding serine/threonine protein kinase: MAEQRYRVLERLEAGGMAEVFRGAAISVQGFKKSVAIKRVLPHLVQNKKFLKMFLDEARLGAKLSHGNIVTVFDIGAADSTYFIVMEFVDGTNLKRMMEALRKKGETVPVNEAVYICMEACRGLSYAHELVDDDGSPLHLVHRDVSPPNIMLTKRGEVKLTDFGLAKATTQLEKTDPGVVKGKFSYLSPEAAMGQEVDARADVFALGVVLWEMLAGRRLFIGENDYQTVKLVQHAQVPSLGALNAEVDSELEELVNKTLARNPDERFQSARDMGNALADYLFGHQRRVTSYDIANLVNHTITSPTSVVAPVRISSRIDKLIQEELQNFTSLDSMSDPLAHADSPEPRLASNGARPLDAQIFGARSKRGAEEQNPEGQVDTRNWGENLLEDDPAKTLPPSRKIPSLRPAEGLAGWLEEDTDKHARPGSLASGGPMSHMPVSVSNPPLPRPPKLPQMAHATAKGTATSGKMWWLFVLSVMATAGLAAAAWQLKWF; this comes from the coding sequence ATGGCTGAACAACGATACCGAGTTCTTGAGCGCTTAGAAGCTGGCGGAATGGCGGAAGTCTTTCGTGGGGCGGCCATTAGCGTTCAAGGGTTCAAGAAGTCGGTGGCGATCAAGCGTGTACTGCCGCACCTCGTGCAAAACAAGAAATTTCTCAAAATGTTTCTGGATGAGGCGCGCCTGGGCGCAAAGCTCAGCCACGGGAACATTGTGACAGTGTTTGATATTGGTGCTGCGGATTCGACGTATTTCATTGTGATGGAATTTGTCGATGGCACCAATCTGAAGCGCATGATGGAGGCGTTAAGGAAAAAGGGTGAGACCGTACCTGTCAACGAAGCGGTTTACATTTGCATGGAAGCGTGCAGAGGCCTGAGCTACGCGCATGAGCTTGTAGATGACGACGGCTCCCCGCTCCATCTAGTGCATCGTGATGTCTCGCCCCCCAACATCATGTTGACCAAACGCGGAGAAGTGAAGCTGACTGATTTCGGCCTAGCCAAGGCCACGACTCAACTTGAAAAAACCGATCCCGGGGTGGTCAAGGGCAAGTTTAGTTATCTGTCTCCGGAGGCGGCGATGGGTCAAGAGGTCGATGCCAGAGCGGACGTATTTGCACTGGGTGTCGTGCTTTGGGAGATGCTCGCGGGAAGGCGGCTCTTTATTGGCGAGAATGACTATCAGACCGTCAAGTTAGTCCAACATGCTCAAGTGCCCAGCCTCGGCGCGCTCAATGCCGAGGTCGATAGTGAGCTTGAGGAGCTGGTGAACAAAACGCTCGCGCGCAATCCCGACGAGCGATTTCAGAGCGCGCGAGATATGGGCAATGCACTTGCGGATTATTTGTTTGGTCATCAACGGCGAGTGACCTCATACGACATTGCCAACCTGGTCAATCACACCATCACATCGCCAACTTCGGTGGTGGCTCCGGTGAGAATCTCTTCCCGAATCGATAAGCTAATTCAGGAGGAACTGCAGAATTTCACCTCACTCGATAGTATGTCCGACCCGCTGGCTCATGCCGATAGTCCGGAGCCCCGGCTGGCCTCGAACGGGGCACGTCCTTTGGACGCCCAGATATTTGGCGCAAGGTCAAAGCGGGGCGCCGAGGAACAAAACCCGGAGGGCCAAGTAGATACCCGCAACTGGGGAGAGAACTTGCTTGAGGACGATCCGGCAAAGACCCTGCCTCCCTCCCGGAAAATCCCCTCGCTTAGGCCTGCGGAGGGACTGGCGGGCTGGCTCGAAGAAGATACCGACAAGCACGCTCGGCCTGGGTCTTTGGCTTCTGGCGGCCCCATGTCTCATATGCCCGTGTCCGTATCGAATCCACCGCTGCCTCGGCCACCTAAGCTCCCTCAAATGGCTCATGCCACAGCCAAAGGAACGGCTACATCGGGAAAGATGTGGTGGCTTTTCGTGTTGAGCGTTATGGCGACCGCGGGCCTTGCCGCTGCCGCCTGGCAACTGAAGTGGTTCTAA
- a CDS encoding DUF3488 domain-containing protein translates to MLRAQPSLGVSGFGTLHKVVTYVIASLGLFALSMGDLLGPAFKALLVASVALSWFAEGALIRQKRYQTLWSLGLVLCFALQVTRALSGHALLLLAVEFSAVLQISRLFSRTGAREAQQITVLAFLHLIAATVLTTSLSYALIFLGFVALIPWMLTLSYLRYEAEQAYALPEAELLRKLDDSAALRPAFLLGTLALALPILLVTGLLFVAFPRVGLGLFSFGYNAKQRIAGFGGQVDLGEFGAIREDPTVIARVRTGGHGWMFAPSTLRLRGTSFDHYDGRRWSRTTTELLRAESLGELYYVERWPRPDDARISVELEPLAENVIFLPQGTVALEIPPRIRAGVATHRHISRALFEFRYLDATDQGLSYVAIVSRARSLVSADPPSATSRTRYLQIPPKHQRLVGLAQQITKNRSTTISKAAAITAFLRDDPQFHYTTDQPRNPGPRPLEHFLFVSKSGHCEYFASALAIMLRAIGIPSRHVMGFLGGRYNRFGEYIAVRQGDAHSWVEAFVDGVGWVTLDPTPLGRASMDVEAGLFVDARALIDALRSKWDRHVVSYDLPDQLRYWERLQRWLARLRPKSTSEPEKHPTIKPPSVPHAGWWILMPGAAGLLGFFLYRQRKNRDRSTRTGESSNGLGLYRELERWLLKHGQERAAHLTPLEYANILKAQSFFGADAVERLTERYMQARYSHQLLTVKEQEQLLIELRRSHQT, encoded by the coding sequence ATGCTGCGCGCTCAGCCTAGTTTGGGAGTTTCAGGTTTCGGAACACTCCATAAAGTCGTCACGTATGTGATCGCCTCACTGGGGCTTTTTGCTCTGTCGATGGGGGATCTTTTGGGCCCTGCCTTTAAGGCACTCTTGGTAGCTTCTGTGGCCCTGAGCTGGTTTGCAGAAGGCGCCCTGATCCGCCAAAAACGCTACCAGACTCTTTGGTCGCTCGGCCTGGTCCTTTGTTTCGCCTTACAGGTGACCCGAGCCCTCAGCGGTCATGCGCTTCTCCTATTGGCCGTGGAGTTTTCGGCAGTGCTTCAGATCTCCAGACTCTTTAGCCGCACTGGCGCAAGAGAGGCGCAACAAATTACGGTGCTTGCGTTCTTGCATTTGATTGCGGCCACGGTACTAACCACCTCGCTCAGTTATGCGCTCATCTTCCTAGGATTTGTGGCGCTGATCCCCTGGATGCTGACGCTATCGTATCTCAGATATGAAGCTGAACAAGCCTACGCGCTGCCGGAAGCGGAGCTTTTGCGCAAGCTTGATGATTCAGCGGCTCTTCGTCCCGCCTTCCTTCTTGGGACTCTCGCGCTTGCTCTGCCAATTCTTCTGGTGACAGGCCTTTTATTTGTCGCCTTTCCGCGCGTTGGGCTCGGTCTGTTTAGTTTCGGCTACAACGCCAAACAACGCATCGCGGGGTTCGGAGGACAGGTGGACCTCGGAGAGTTTGGCGCCATCCGAGAAGACCCCACCGTGATCGCGCGGGTGCGCACGGGCGGGCATGGATGGATGTTCGCCCCAAGCACGCTGCGCCTTCGTGGTACTTCCTTTGATCATTACGATGGCCGCCGGTGGTCGCGGACGACAACAGAGCTCCTGCGCGCCGAGAGTCTGGGAGAACTATATTACGTAGAGCGATGGCCGAGGCCTGACGATGCACGCATTTCTGTGGAGCTTGAGCCCCTTGCCGAAAACGTCATCTTTCTGCCACAAGGAACTGTGGCACTGGAGATTCCGCCGCGCATTCGCGCGGGCGTTGCAACCCATCGTCACATCAGTCGCGCTCTGTTTGAGTTTCGCTATCTGGACGCTACCGATCAGGGCCTTTCTTACGTCGCGATCGTGTCGCGGGCGCGCTCGTTGGTAAGCGCTGATCCGCCATCTGCCACAAGTCGCACGCGCTATTTGCAGATCCCCCCCAAACACCAACGTCTGGTGGGACTGGCACAGCAAATCACCAAGAACCGAAGCACAACCATTTCAAAAGCCGCCGCCATCACAGCGTTTCTGAGAGATGACCCTCAGTTTCACTATACAACTGACCAACCGCGTAATCCTGGACCTCGCCCACTTGAGCATTTCTTGTTTGTGTCCAAAAGCGGTCACTGCGAGTACTTCGCAAGCGCGCTTGCCATAATGTTGCGCGCGATAGGCATCCCGTCGCGCCACGTCATGGGATTTTTGGGCGGACGGTACAATCGGTTCGGCGAATATATCGCTGTCCGGCAAGGGGATGCTCACAGTTGGGTCGAAGCGTTCGTGGACGGCGTCGGATGGGTAACCCTGGATCCCACCCCCCTAGGGCGCGCCTCTATGGACGTCGAGGCTGGCCTCTTTGTAGACGCCCGCGCCCTGATTGATGCACTGCGCTCAAAGTGGGATCGGCACGTGGTGTCGTACGATCTGCCTGATCAACTGCGGTATTGGGAACGCCTGCAGCGTTGGCTGGCGCGGCTTAGGCCCAAAAGCACGTCTGAGCCAGAGAAGCATCCAACGATCAAGCCTCCCTCGGTGCCGCACGCGGGGTGGTGGATACTAATGCCGGGAGCAGCGGGACTGTTGGGCTTCTTTCTGTATCGACAAAGAAAAAATCGCGATCGCTCGACGCGCACAGGGGAGTCCTCCAATGGCCTTGGCCTCTATCGCGAGCTTGAGCGCTGGCTTCTGAAACATGGGCAAGAGAGAGCCGCCCATCTCACGCCGCTTGAGTATGCTAATATCCTGAAGGCCCAATCATTCTTCGGCGCCGATGCGGTGGAACGACTGACTGAACGTTATATGCAAGCCCGTTATTCCCACCAGTTATTAACGGTTAAGGAGCAGGAACAGTTGCTAATTGAGCTTCGACGTTCCCATCAAACATGA
- a CDS encoding twin-arginine translocase TatA/TatE family subunit yields MLGIGSGELLIIAIILLIAVGPDRMPTLMKAAGRALKEFRKATQDLRRTVGIDELLRDEPPEWRRRQELPLDTTQDSTAKPDTEASESIQRDMEYPPDGVDVAHIEHTAKDAPDAHD; encoded by the coding sequence ATGCTTGGCATCGGCTCAGGCGAACTGCTGATCATAGCGATTATTCTTCTCATCGCAGTTGGGCCCGATCGCATGCCTACGCTCATGAAGGCAGCCGGAAGGGCATTGAAGGAGTTTCGAAAGGCGACTCAGGACCTGAGACGCACGGTTGGAATCGATGAGTTGCTCAGGGACGAGCCTCCCGAGTGGAGACGACGTCAAGAGCTGCCCCTAGACACCACGCAGGACAGCACAGCGAAACCCGACACTGAGGCAAGCGAGAGCATACAGCGGGACATGGAGTATCCGCCTGATGGCGTGGATGTGGCTCATATCGAACACACGGCGAAAGACGCGCCCGACGCCCATGACTGA
- a CDS encoding DUF58 domain-containing protein — translation MRGIWDGLGPWGAGKKRQNRRWRLTTEGKVFIAIACIVGLAAVNTGNNLVYLVFGLMLTLMLLSGLLSEFTLRGVSVTRVLPPYIYARLPALMQIALRNHKRWLSSYSLKVSEAEQGTSAQAPVYFGWLGPHSTQRQGYAVVFERRGPSKRLGLWLTSSFPFGLVEKSQFIPSALEHLVFPEPRAPLRYHRRPFAVAHERVWAAGPGQGDEIVGIREYQRGDAASSIHWRRSASLGALVTRERSAQDEDMLSITIDTHCQDGQNKQWFQRFEDQISQATGLIIQAMREGNTVEVVTPGAGRHTASRPDDAVRLLGVLARLEPTVDVGSEHAARSA, via the coding sequence ATGCGCGGCATCTGGGATGGGCTAGGGCCCTGGGGCGCGGGCAAAAAGCGGCAGAATCGGCGCTGGCGGTTGACCACTGAAGGCAAGGTGTTTATTGCCATCGCGTGCATTGTGGGACTCGCAGCGGTCAATACCGGCAACAACCTGGTGTACCTCGTGTTTGGCTTGATGCTTACGCTCATGTTGCTAAGCGGCTTGCTGAGCGAGTTCACTCTAAGAGGCGTGTCCGTCACGCGTGTGTTGCCGCCTTATATCTACGCTAGATTACCTGCGCTTATGCAGATTGCGCTTCGCAACCACAAACGCTGGCTTAGCAGCTACAGCCTCAAGGTGTCAGAGGCCGAACAAGGGACATCCGCCCAGGCGCCCGTCTATTTTGGCTGGCTTGGCCCTCACAGCACCCAGCGACAAGGCTATGCGGTCGTGTTTGAACGGCGGGGGCCGAGCAAGCGCTTGGGGCTGTGGCTGACAAGTAGTTTCCCTTTTGGTCTGGTGGAAAAAAGCCAGTTCATCCCGTCTGCCCTAGAGCACCTCGTCTTTCCAGAACCCCGTGCCCCACTGCGATATCATCGCCGCCCATTTGCCGTAGCACACGAGCGCGTGTGGGCGGCTGGGCCAGGACAGGGTGATGAGATCGTCGGCATTCGGGAGTACCAGAGGGGAGATGCGGCAAGCAGCATCCATTGGCGGCGCTCAGCCTCTTTGGGAGCACTGGTGACCCGAGAGCGCAGCGCACAAGATGAAGATATGTTGAGTATCACCATTGATACACACTGCCAAGATGGTCAAAATAAACAATGGTTTCAGAGGTTTGAGGATCAGATCTCGCAAGCAACTGGCCTCATCATACAGGCGATGCGGGAAGGAAACACGGTAGAGGTTGTCACGCCGGGCGCAGGGCGCCACACCGCAAGCCGGCCGGATGATGCGGTGAGATTGCTTGGGGTGTTGGCCCGCCTTGAACCCACGGTCGATGTTGGAAGCGAGCATGCTGCGCGCTCAGCCTAG
- a CDS encoding MoxR family ATPase codes for MASATSVAQRIISNVGRTLQGKEDNVALAVMALLARGHLLIEDVPGVGKTTLARSLAQSVAVSYRRVQFTSDLLPSDVLGGSVYHQATGHFSFRPGPLFTHVLLADEINRTPPRTQSALLEAMEERHVSIDGETHVLEEPFFVVATQNPREFYGTYPLPESELDRFLLRIDLGYPPAHVEKELIATREQNGSIPDLQPVAERHALLAAQDAVNRIQIQSHIVGYIHQIITATRQTPLLDLGASTRAALALSRAVRSRALVLGRDHVTPDDVKAMVVPALAHRVRVAGVSDTPLVRGEAVRIIEDILHALPVPL; via the coding sequence ATCGCATCGGCGACGTCCGTGGCGCAACGGATCATTTCCAATGTCGGCCGCACCTTGCAAGGCAAGGAAGATAATGTGGCGCTCGCGGTCATGGCCTTGCTTGCGCGGGGCCATTTACTTATTGAAGACGTGCCGGGCGTGGGGAAGACCACCCTGGCTCGCTCCTTAGCTCAATCGGTGGCGGTATCCTATCGGCGGGTACAATTCACGTCCGATCTACTGCCTTCGGATGTACTAGGTGGCAGCGTATATCACCAAGCGACGGGGCATTTTTCGTTTCGCCCCGGACCTCTTTTCACCCATGTACTTCTCGCGGACGAGATAAACCGAACGCCTCCCCGCACACAAAGCGCTTTACTGGAAGCCATGGAAGAGCGTCACGTTTCCATCGACGGCGAGACGCATGTATTGGAGGAGCCGTTTTTTGTGGTGGCGACACAAAATCCGCGCGAGTTTTATGGCACCTACCCATTGCCAGAATCGGAGCTCGACCGGTTTTTGTTGCGTATCGATTTGGGTTATCCACCCGCGCACGTTGAAAAAGAACTCATTGCGACCCGAGAGCAGAACGGAAGCATTCCGGATCTGCAGCCGGTTGCTGAACGACATGCCTTGCTCGCGGCACAAGATGCGGTGAACCGTATTCAGATTCAATCTCACATAGTTGGCTATATCCATCAGATCATCACGGCCACGCGCCAGACGCCCTTGCTGGATCTCGGCGCATCCACTCGCGCCGCGCTGGCACTAAGCCGGGCAGTGCGTTCAAGAGCGTTGGTATTGGGGCGAGATCATGTAACTCCCGACGATGTCAAAGCCATGGTCGTGCCCGCCCTGGCGCACCGGGTCCGCGTCGCGGGCGTTTCAGATACACCCCTGGTGCGCGGTGAAGCGGTGCGTATCATTGAAGACATTCTCCACGCTTTACCGGTGCCTCTTTGA